One window from the genome of Cucumis melo cultivar AY chromosome 10, USDA_Cmelo_AY_1.0, whole genome shotgun sequence encodes:
- the LOC103489459 gene encoding probable acetyltransferase NATA1-like codes for MAVTAPHPPPPASTVPFHCSSPLFTRVRLAVTSDVPHIHKLIHQMAIYQRLTHLFSATESSLSLNLFSSPPFRSFTVFILEVSPIPFSENSPHNSNPNYTPVVRTLDSELPVDDPERENFKAEDENVVVAGFVLFFPNFPSLLGKPGFFVEAIAVRDCYRRKEDLGRILLLAVVNQAVKMDYCQVEWAVLDWDVNAIKFYEEMGAPILAEWRICIIICDALRVHKNAYES; via the coding sequence ATGGCCGTCACGGCTCCCCATCCTCCACCACCAGCCTCAACAGTTCCATTCCATTGTAGCTCCCCTTTGTTCACCCGAGTCCGTCTCGCCGTCACTTCCGATGTCCCTCACATTCACAAGCTCATCCACCAAATGGCCATCTACCAACGCCTCACTCATCTCTTCTCCGCCACTGAATCTTCTCTCTCCCTCAATCTCTTCTCCTCTCCACCGTTCCGATCTTTCACCGTTTTCATCCTCGAAGTATCCCCTATACCCTTCTCCGAAAACTCCCCCCATAACTCTAACCCTAATTACACCCCCGTCGTTCGAACTCTCGATTCTGAACTCCCCGTGGATGATCCAGAACGGGAAAACTTCAAAGCGGAGGATGAAAACGTTGTTGTTGCTGGTTTCGTTCTGTTTTTCCCGAATTTTCCTTCATTGTTGGGGAAGCCTGGGTTCTTTGTGGAGGCTATTGCAGTGAGGGATTGTTATCGGAGGAAGGAGGACTTGGGGAGAATATTGCTGTTGGCAGTAGTGAATCAGGCCGTGAAAATGGATTACTGTCAAGTGGAGTGGGCGGTGCTTGATTGGGATGTGAATGCGattaaattttatgaagaaatggGTGCGCCGATCTTGGCGGAATGGAGAATATGTATAATCATTTGCGATGCTCTTAGAGTTCACAAAAATGCATATGAAAGTTAA
- the LOC103489458 gene encoding probable acetyltransferase NATA1-like — protein MAAAAHQPPPSASPVPADSTPIAHPLFSRIRLAGPSDIPHIHKLIHEIAVYERLTHLFSATESSLSAHLFSSPPFQSFTMFILEVSHEPFPENSPHNSNSHYSPVVRIVDSEVPVDDPERELYKSEDENVVVAGFVLFFPKFSALLGKPGFFVEAIVVRKCYRRKGLGKMLLSAVVNQAVEMDYCQVELVVLERNVRAIKFYEEMGAQILGEWRVCDLTGDSLRVLQTNDCELSLLNHYG, from the coding sequence ATGGCCGCTGCTGCTCACCAACCACCGCCGTCGGCTTCCCCAGTTCCAGCCGATTCAACTCCAATCGCCCACCCTCTGTTCTCCAGAATCCGTCTCGCGGGCCCCTCCGATATCCCTCACATTCACAAGCTAATCCACGAAATAGCCGTCTACGAACGCCTCACTCACCTCTTCTCCGCCACCGAATCTTCCCTCTCCGCCCATCTCTTCTCCTCCCCACCTTTCCAATCCTTTACCATGTTCATCCTCGAAGTTTCCCATGAACCCTTCCCCGAAAACTCTCCTCATAACTCCAACTCTCATTACTCCCCTGTTGTTCGAATCGTCGATTCCGAAGTCCCTGTGGACGATCCAGAACGGGAGCTTTACAAATCGGAAGATGAAAACGTTGTTGTTGCTGGATTTGTTCTGTTTTTCCCCAAGTTCTCGGCCTTATTGGGGAAGCCTGGGTTCTTCGTGGAGGCTATTGTAGTGAGGAAATGTTATCGGAGGAAGGGTTTGGGGAAAATGTTGCTGTCTGCGGTGGTGAATCAGGCGGTGGAAATGGATTATTGTCAAGTGGAATTGGTAGTACTTGAACGGAATGTGCGAGCGATTAAGTTTTATGAAGAAATGGGTGCCCAGATTTTGGGAGAGTGGAGAGTTTGTGATCTCACCGGCGATTCTCTTCGAGTTCTTCAGACAAATGATTGTGAACTTAGTTTGCTTAATCATTATGGATAA
- the LOC103489457 gene encoding probable acetyltransferase NATA1-like: protein MAAAAPPPPPTPTPSPPSTVPADSTPIGHPLFSRVRLAALSDVPHIHKLIHQMAVFERLTHLFSATESSLSAYLFSSTPFQSFTVFILEVSTKPFPENSPHNYNPNYAPVVRIINSDLPVDDPEWEVFKSEDENVVVAGFVLFFPNFSTFLGKPGFYVEDIFVRECYRRKGLGKVLLSAVAKQAVKMDYGRVEWVVLDWNENAIRFYKEMGAQILPEWRICRLTGKSLEVYGDDI from the coding sequence ATGGCCGCCGCCGCTCCTCCGCCGCCCCCCACCCCAACCCCGTCTCCCCCCTCCACCGTCCCAGCCGATTCAACTCCAATCGGTCACCCTCTATTCTCCCGTGTCCGTCTCGCGGCTCTTTCTGATGTCCCTCACATTCACAAGCTTATTCACCAAATGGCGGTCTTCGAACGTCTCACTCATCTCTTCTCTGCCACCGAATCTTCTCTCTCCGCTTATCTCTTCTCCTCTACGCCGTTCCAATCCTTCACAGTTTTCATCCTTGAAGTTTCCACTAAACCCTTCCCCGAAAACTCCCCTCATAACTATAACCCTAATTACGCCCCTGTCGTACGGATCATCAATTCTGACCTCCCTGTGGACGATCCGGAATGGGAGGTTTTCAAATCGGAAGATGAGAATGTGGTGGTTGCTGGGTTTGTTCTGTTTTTCCCTAACTTCTCAACCTTCTTAGGGAAACCTGGTTTCTATGTGGAGGATATATTTGTGAGAGAGTGTTATAGGAGGAAGGGCTTGGGTAAAGTTTTGCTGTCGGCGGTGGCCAAACAGGCCGTGAAAATGGATTATGGACGAGTGGAGTGGGTGGTACTTGATTGGAATGAGAATGCGATTCGATTTTACAAGGAAATGGGTGCTCAAATCTTGCCGGAGTGGAGAATCTGCAGACTCACTGGCAAATCTCTTGAGGTTTATGGAGATGATATCTGA
- the LOC103489456 gene encoding lysM domain receptor-like kinase 3, with the protein MCKTKKSTDVIDPASPRSSRHQRTSKTYASSSYADPSSSLNFTSYNITTTDTKSSTKGSSKSSASSRASLASLKDSLPDNPLIYEFSEIRSATNNFLSKPFSSSSSSSSWRCSIRGKDVIVFQRKLLRPIELLELKHQLSVICRSHHNSLVKLLGASISGNYIYLVYEFIAGASLAECLRNPRNPNFTVLSTWISRMQIATDLAHGLDYVHHCSGLNSKFIHNHIKSSSIVITEETLAAKICHFGTAELCGELAMAEEEREEEEGDELEITTYRRPKRSNSKKMKLEGTRGYIAPEMMANGTMSQKIDVYAFGVVVLELISGDEALKYIFDEGKRGGYVRVSVIETARKAMESGIGGIRTWVDRRLRDSFPMEVAEKMVVVGLECVEEDPDKRPDMGRVAGKVSKLFLESSRWAESIGKTVDMSVSLAPR; encoded by the coding sequence ATGTGCAAGACTAAGAAGAGCACGGACGTGATCGACCCTGCCAGCCCTAGATCTTCTCGCCATCAACGAACCTCCAAAACCTACGCCTCTTCTTCCTATGCAGATCCTTCCAGTTCTCTCAATTTCACCAGCTACAATATCACCACCACCGATACTAAATCCAGCACTAAGGGTTCCTCTAAATCTTCCGCTTCTAGTCGGGCATCGCTTGCTAGTCTCAAGGATTCTCTTCCTGATAACCCTCTCATTTACGAGTTCTCTGAGATTCGTTCTGCTACCAACAATTTCCTCTCTAAACCCTTCTCTTCCTCCTCCTCGTCATCTTCCTGGAGGTGCTCAATTAGGGGAAAAGACGTTATCGTCTTTCAGCGGAAATTGCTCCGCCCGATTGAACTGCTGGAGTTGAAGCATCAATTGTCTGTTATCTGCCGGAGCCATCATAACAGTTTGGTGAAGCTGCTTGGCGCGTCGATTTCGGGGAATTATATTTATCTGGTGTATGAATTTATCGCCGGAGCAAGTTTGGCGGAATGTCTTCGGAATCCGAGAAACCCCAATTTTACCGTCCTCTCGACGTGGATTTCTCGGATGCAAATCGCTACCGATTTAGCGCATGGGCTCGATTACGTCCACCATTGTTCTGGTTTGAACTCCAAATTCATTCACAATCACATCAAGAGCTCCAGCATTGTAATCACGGAAGAAACCCTAGCTGCGAAGATTTGCCACTTTGGTACCGCGGAGCTCTGCGGCGAGTTAGCAATGGCAGAGGAGGAGcgggaggaagaagaaggagatgaATTAGAGATTACGACTTACAGGCGGCCGAAGCGATCTAACAGTAAGAAGATGAAATTGGAAGGGACGAGAGGATACATAGCGCCGGAGATGATGGCAAACGGGACGATGAGTCAGAAAATCGACGTTTATGCGTTCGGAGTGGTGGTTCTGGAATTGATCTCCGGCGACGAGGCGTTGAAGTACATTTTCGATGAGGGGAAACGCGGCGGATATGTGAGAGTGAGTGTGATAGAGACGGCAAGAAAGGCGATGGAGAGTGGGATCGGTGGGATTCGGACATGGGTTGACCGAAGATTGAGGGATTCTTTTCCGATGGAGGTGGCGGAGAAAATGGTTGTTGTCGGGTTGGAATGTGTGGAAGAAGACCCAGATAAGCGGCCGGATATGGGTCGGGTCGCTGGAAAGGTTTCGAAGCTGTTTCTTGAATCAAGCCGGTGGGCTGAGAGCATTGGGAAAACCGTCGACATGTCGGTTTCGCTTGCCCCTCGGTGA
- the LOC103489455 gene encoding uncharacterized protein LOC103489455, which produces MAARRFLSLAFRHRLQTSPSPESASPVHPFANSWFLTGYRFLRRETHTEANPAIAEESKDNEDTKLRPISELGDPLHENKDDTSSVKYSVLSNLKPSPRHDLAMIFTCKVCETRSIKTVCRESYEKGVVVARCGGCSNLHLIADHLGWFGEPGSVEDFLAARGEEVRKGSLDSLSLTLEDLAGKTS; this is translated from the exons ATGGCGGCGAGGCGATTTCTCTCTCTCGCTTTTCGTCATCGGTTACAGACCTCTCCTTCGCCCG AAAGCGCTTCCCCAGTTCACCCATTTGCAAATTCATGGTTCTTGACTGGGTACAGATTTTTGAGAAGAGAAACCCACACTGAGGCAAATCCAGCAATTGCTGAGGAATCTAAAGACAATGAAGACACTAAGTTGAGGCCTATTTCCGAATTGGGTGATCCCCTTCATGAAAACAAGGACGATACTTCTTCTGTGAAGTACTCTGTTCTCTCCAATTTAAAACCATCCCCTAGGCATGACCTTGCCATGATATTCACTTGCAAAGTCTGCGAGACAAGATCAATCAAGACAGTTTGCCGCGAATCGTATGAGAAGGGTGTGGTGGTGGCACGTTGCGGTGGATGCAGCAATTTACACCTGATTGCCGACCATCTTGGTTGGTTTGGCGAGCCAGGCAGCGTGGAAGACTTCCTGGCTGCTCGTGGTGAGGAAGTTCGCAAAGGTTCCCTCGATTCACTAAGCTTGACTCTTGAAGATTTGGCTGGAAAGACATCCTGA